The Alnus glutinosa chromosome 7, dhAlnGlut1.1, whole genome shotgun sequence genome includes a region encoding these proteins:
- the LOC133874134 gene encoding fasciclin-like arabinogalactan protein 11 has translation MHLAKLSTMKQAVYFSFLIFFIFLILCCTTTSAQSPAESPAGPAPAPSGPIHIIAILKKAGHFTTFIRLLKNTDMAEQINGQLKKSNLGRTIFAPPDSGFSDLKLGTLNSLSDREQLQLVQFHIIPSFLSVLQLQTATNPVHTVAGDSNEGDFQLNITSSSTQVNLTTGVVNATIDDTLFTESGRLAVYQVDHVLLPLKLFGSASLTPPPSKPEKDDGTNATASVSSGVVDPNRQVTATILVGVAAAVVFSLWL, from the coding sequence ATGCACCTTGCAAAGTTGAGTACGATGAAGCAGGCCGTTTACTTCTCGtttcttatcttcttcatcttcttaatCCTCTGTTGCACCACAACCTCAGCTCAGTCCCCTGCAGAGTCTCCAGCAGGACCAGCACCAGCACCATCAGGCCCTATTCATATCATCGCAATCCTGAAGAAGGCCGGCCATTTCACTACATTCATTCGGTTGCTCAAAAACACCGATATGGCTGAACAAATCAATGGACAGCTTAAAAAGTCTAATCTCGGCCGCACCATCTTTGCACCGCCTGACAGCGGGTTCTCCGACCTCAAGTTAGGCACTCTAAACTCTCTTAGTGATAGAGAACAGCTCCAGCTGGTGCAATTCCATATCATCCCTTCTTTCTTGTCTGTATTGCAACTGCAAACTGCTACCAACCCTGTGCATACAGTCGCCGGTGACAGCAACGAGGGCGACTTTCAACTAAATATAACTTCCTCATCAACACAAGTGAACTTAACAACAGGCGTTGTGAATGCAACAATAGACGATACCTTATTTACTGAGAGCGGCCGACTTGCTGTTTACCAGGTGGACCATGTGCTCCTTCCACTGAAACTTTTTGGGTCAGCTTCACTGACACCACCGCCGTCTAAGCCTGAGAAGGATGATGGTACAAATGCAACTGCTTCAGTGTCTTCTGGTGTAGTAGATCCTAACCGCCAAGTAACGGCAACAATATTGGTTGGAGTTGCAGCTGCTGTCGTGTTTTCCCTTTGGCTATGA
- the LOC133873125 gene encoding fasciclin-like arabinogalactan protein 11, with amino-acid sequence MKQVQHYFPFLLFFTIFFTSAQSQAVSSGPSGPTNITSILEKAGQFTTFTRLLKSTQVADQINTQLKNSNQGLTIFAPTDNAFSTLKSGTLNSLTDQQKVQLVQFHILPSFFSISQFQTASNPLRTQAGDSSNGEFPLNVTTSSGNQVNITTGVVDATLANTIFTNNQFAVYQVDKVLLPLDIFGAAASPAPAPSNKPEKRVSGSDAPSGSKNDASVDTSSATATTAMSFGVAVSAAFCCLWF; translated from the coding sequence ATGAAGCAGGTTCAACATTATTTCcccttccttcttttcttcacGATCTTCTTCACTTCTGCTCAGTCGCAGGCAGTGTCTTCGGGACCATCAGGCCCCACCAACATCACTTCAATCCTGGAAAAGGCCGGCCAGTTCACCACCTTCACCCGCCTCCTCAAAAGCACCCAGGTGGCCGACCAAATCAACACGCAGCTTAAAAACTCCAACCAGGGCCTCACCATCTTCGCACCCACCGACAACGCTTTCTCCACCCTCAAATCAGGCACGCTAAACTCCCTCACCGACCAACAAAAAGTACAGCTGGTGCAATTCCACATCctcccttctttcttctccaTATCGCAGTTCCAAACCGCCAGCAACCCTTTGCGTACACAGGCCGGTGATAGCAGCAACGGCGAGTTCCCGTTAAACGTAACCACCTCATCAGGAAACCAAGTGAATATAACCACAGGGGTCGTCGACGCAACACTGGctaatactatatttactaaTAACCAGTTTGCTGTATATCAGGTGGACAAGGTGCTGCTTCCGTTGGATATTTTTGGGGCAGCTGCCTCGCCGGCTCCAGCACCGTCTAATAAGCCTGAGAAGAGGGTTTCGGGTTCCGATGCTCCTTCTGGGTCTAAGAATGATGCCTCCGTGGACACTTCTAGTGCAACAGCAACAACAGCAATGTCCTTTGGAGTTGCAGTTAGTGCCgcattttgttgtttgtggttcTGA